In Rattus norvegicus strain BN/NHsdMcwi chromosome 1, GRCr8, whole genome shotgun sequence, a genomic segment contains:
- the Map4k2 gene encoding mitogen-activated protein kinase kinase kinase kinase 2 isoform 2 (isoform 2 is encoded by transcript variant 2) codes for MALLRDVSLQDPRDRFELLQRVGAGTYGDVYKARDTVTSELAAVKIVKLDPGDDISSLQQEITILRECRHPNVVAYIGSYLRNDRLWICMEFCGGGSLQEIYHATGPLEERQIAYVCREALKGLHHLHSQGKIHRDIKGANLLLTLQGDVKLADFGVSGELTASVAKRRSFIGTPYWMAPEVAAVERKGGYNELCDVWALGITAIELGELQPPLFHLHPMSFQPPKLRDKTRWTQTFHHFLKLALTKNPKKRPTAEKLLQHPFTTQPLPPALLTQLLDKASDPHLGTLSPEDSELETHDMFPDTIHSRGHHGPAERTPSEIQFHQVKFGAPRRKETDPLSEPWEEEWTFLGKEELSRSLLQSVQEALEERSLTIRPAIELQELDSPDDAIGTIKRAPFMGLPHTESTSDDNAQSCSPGTLSAPPAGPSSPPLLPTAWATLKQREDHERSSCHGLPPTPKVHMGACFSKVFNGCPLQIHAAVTWVHPVTRDQFLVVGAEEGIYTLNLHELHEDTLEKLISHRCIWLYCVNNVLLSLSGKSTHIWAHDLPGLFEQRRLQHQAPLSIPTNRITQRIIPRRFALSTKIPDTKGCLQCRVVRNPYTGSTFLLAALPASLLLLQWYEPLQKFLLLKNFSSPLPSPAGMLEPLVLDGKELPQVCVGAEGPEGPGCRVLFHVLPLETGLTPDILIPPEGIPGSAQQVIQVDRDTVLVSFERCVRIVNLQGEPTAALAPELTFDFPIETVVCLQDSVLAFWSHGMQGRSLDTNEVTQEITDETRIFRVLGAHRDIILESIPTGNPGAHSNLYILTGHQSSY; via the exons ATGGCGCTGTTGCGGGACGTGTCGTTGCAGGATCCGCGGGACCGCTTCGAGCTGCTGCAGCGTGTTGGGGCCGGGACCTATGGCGACGTTTACAAG GCCCGTGACACCGTCACGTCCGAACTGGCCGCGGTGAAGATCGTCAAGCTAGACCCAG GAGACGACATCAGCTCTCTTCAGCAGGAAATCACCATCCTCCGTGAATGCCGCCACCCCAATGTTGTGGCCTACATTGGCAGCTACCTCAG GAATGACCGCTTGTGGATATGTATGGAGTTCTGTGGAGGAGGGTCACTGCAGGAGATTTACCACG CCACCGGGCCCCTGGAAGAACGGCAGATTGCCTATGTTTGCCGGGAGGCACTGAAG GGGCTCCACCACCTGCATTCTCAGGGGAAAATTCACCGAGACATTAAG GGTGCCAATCTTCTGCTCACTCTGCAGGGTGATGTCAAGCTAG CGGACTTTGGAGTGTCAGGCGAGTTGACAGCATCTGTGGCCAAGAGGCGGTCTTTCATTGGCACTCCATACTG GATGGCACCAGAGGTTGCTGCTGTGGAACGCAAGGGTGGCTACAATGAGCTGTGTGACGTCTGGGCCCTGGGCATCACTGCCATTGAGCTGGGCGAGCTGCAACCACCGCTGTTCCACCTCCACCCCATGAG CTTCCAACCACCCAAGCTGAGAGACAAGACACGATG GACCCAGACTTTCCACCACTTCCTCAAGCTAGCCCTAACCAAGAACCCCAAGAAGAGGCCTACAGCTGAGAAGCTTCTGCAG CACCCATTCACAACCCAGCCACTCCCTCCAGCCCTCCTTACCCAGCTCCTCGACAAGGCCAGCGACCCCCACTTGGGAACCCTCTCCCCTGAAGACAGTGAACTGGAG ACCCACGATATGTTTCCAGACACCATCCATTCCCGGGGCCATCATGGTCCAGCTGAGAGGACCCCCTCCGAGATCCAAT TTCACCAAGTGAAATTTGGTGCTCCTCGCCGGAAAGAGACAGACCCTCTCAGTGAACCG TGGGAGGAGGAGTGGACATTCCTGGGGAAAGAAGAACTGAGTAG GAGCTTGCTGCAGTCAGTCCAGGAGGCCCTGGAGGAAAG GAGCCTGACTATCCGGCCAGCCATAGAACTCCAG GAGCTGGACTCCCCAGATGATGCCATTGGAACTATCAAACGGGCCCCATTTATGGGACTGCCCCACACTGAGTCAACATCTGATGACAATGCCCAGTCTTGCTCCCCAG GAACCCTGTCAGCACCTCCAGCTGGCCCTAGCAGCCCCCCACTGCTGCCAACTGCCTGGGCGACTCTGAAGCAACGGGAGGATCATGAG CGATCATCCTGCCATGgtcttcctcccacccccaaggtGCAC ATGGGTGCCTGCTTCTCCAAGGTCTTCAATGGCTGCCCCCTGCAGATCCATGCTGCTGTCACTTGGGTTCACCCTGTGACTCGAG ACCAGTTCCTGGTGGTAGGGGCTGAGGAAGGCATCTACACCCTCAACCTTCATGAACTGCATGAGGATACGCTGGAGAAG CTCATCTCCCATCGCTGCATCTGGCTCTACTGTGTGAATAATGTGTTGCTGTCACTCTCAG GGAAATCCACACATATCTGGGCGCATGACCTCCCAGGCCTGTTTGAGCAGCGGAGACTGCAGCACCAGGCACCCCTCTCCATCCCTACCAACCGCATCACTCAGCGCATCATCCCCAG ACGCTTTGCCCTGTCTACCAAGATTCCTGACACCAAAGGCTGCTTGCAGTGCCGTGTGG TTCGCAACCCCTATACCGGCAGTACCTTCCTGCTGGCCgccctgcctgccagcctgcttcTGCTGCAGTGGTATGAGCCACTGCAGAAATTCCTGCTGCTGAAG AACTTTTCCAGCCCCTTGCCCAGCCCGGCAGGGATGCTGGAGCCGCTGGTGCTCGACGGGAAGGAGCTGCCACAGGTGTGCGTGGGCGCTGAGGGACCTGAGGGACCCGGCTGCAGAGTCCTGTTCCATGTCTTGCCCCTGGAGACTGGCCTGACTCCAGACATCCTCATCCCTCCTG AGGGGATCCCAGGTTCTGCACAGCAGGTGATCCAGGTGGACAGGGACACAGTGCTGGTCAGCTTTGAAC GCTGTGTGAGGATCGTTAACCTGCAGGGAGAGCCCACGGCTGCGCTTGCCCCTGAGCTAACCTTTGACTTCCCTATTGAGACTGTGG TATGTCTGCAGGATAGCGTGCTGGCGTTCTGGAGTCATGGCATGCAGGGTCGAAGCCTTGACACCAACGAG GTGACCCAGGAGATTACAGATGAGACCAGGATCTTCCGAGTGCTGGGGGCCCACAG GGACATCATCCTGGAAAGCATTCCCACTGGCAACCCTGGGGCACACAGCAACCTCTATATCCTCACAGGTCACCAGAGCAGCTACTGA
- the Map4k2 gene encoding mitogen-activated protein kinase kinase kinase kinase 2 isoform X2, translated as MALLRDVSLQDPRDRFELLQRVGAGTYGDVYKARDTVTSELAAVKIVKLDPGDDISSLQQEITILRECRHPNVVAYIGSYLRNDRLWICMEFCGGGSLQEIYHATGPLEERQIAYVCREALKGLHHLHSQGKIHRDIKGANLLLTLQGDVKLADFGVSGELTASVAKRRSFIGTPYWMAPEVAAVERKGGYNELCDVWALGITAIELGELQPPLFHLHPMRALMLMSKSSFQPPKLRDKTRWTQTFHHFLKLALTKNPKKRPTAEKLLQHPFTTQPLPPALLTQLLDKASDPHLGTLSPEDSELETHDMFPDTIHSRGHHGPAERTPSEIQFHQVKFGAPRRKETDPLSEPWEEEWTFLGKEELSRSLLQSVQEALEERSLTIRPAIELQELDSPDDAIGTIKRAPFMGLPHTESTSDDNAQSCSPGTLSAPPAGPSSPPLLPTAWATLKQREDHERSSCHGLPPTPKVHMGACFSKVFNGCPLQIHAAVTWVHPVTRDQFLVVGAEEGIYTLNLHELHEDTLEKLISHRCIWLYCVNNVLLSLSGKSTHIWAHDLPGLFEQRRLQHQAPLSIPTNRITQRIIPRSADALPCLPRFLTPKAACSAVWFATPIPAVPSCWPPCLPACFCCSGMSHCRNSCC; from the exons ATGGCGCTGTTGCGGGACGTGTCGTTGCAGGATCCGCGGGACCGCTTCGAGCTGCTGCAGCGTGTTGGGGCCGGGACCTATGGCGACGTTTACAAG GCCCGTGACACCGTCACGTCCGAACTGGCCGCGGTGAAGATCGTCAAGCTAGACCCAG GAGACGACATCAGCTCTCTTCAGCAGGAAATCACCATCCTCCGTGAATGCCGCCACCCCAATGTTGTGGCCTACATTGGCAGCTACCTCAG GAATGACCGCTTGTGGATATGTATGGAGTTCTGTGGAGGAGGGTCACTGCAGGAGATTTACCACG CCACCGGGCCCCTGGAAGAACGGCAGATTGCCTATGTTTGCCGGGAGGCACTGAAG GGGCTCCACCACCTGCATTCTCAGGGGAAAATTCACCGAGACATTAAG GGTGCCAATCTTCTGCTCACTCTGCAGGGTGATGTCAAGCTAG CGGACTTTGGAGTGTCAGGCGAGTTGACAGCATCTGTGGCCAAGAGGCGGTCTTTCATTGGCACTCCATACTG GATGGCACCAGAGGTTGCTGCTGTGGAACGCAAGGGTGGCTACAATGAGCTGTGTGACGTCTGGGCCCTGGGCATCACTGCCATTGAGCTGGGCGAGCTGCAACCACCGCTGTTCCACCTCCACCCCATGAG GGCCTTGATGCTCATGTCGAAAAGCAGCTTCCAACCACCCAAGCTGAGAGACAAGACACGATG GACCCAGACTTTCCACCACTTCCTCAAGCTAGCCCTAACCAAGAACCCCAAGAAGAGGCCTACAGCTGAGAAGCTTCTGCAG CACCCATTCACAACCCAGCCACTCCCTCCAGCCCTCCTTACCCAGCTCCTCGACAAGGCCAGCGACCCCCACTTGGGAACCCTCTCCCCTGAAGACAGTGAACTGGAG ACCCACGATATGTTTCCAGACACCATCCATTCCCGGGGCCATCATGGTCCAGCTGAGAGGACCCCCTCCGAGATCCAAT TTCACCAAGTGAAATTTGGTGCTCCTCGCCGGAAAGAGACAGACCCTCTCAGTGAACCG TGGGAGGAGGAGTGGACATTCCTGGGGAAAGAAGAACTGAGTAG GAGCTTGCTGCAGTCAGTCCAGGAGGCCCTGGAGGAAAG GAGCCTGACTATCCGGCCAGCCATAGAACTCCAG GAGCTGGACTCCCCAGATGATGCCATTGGAACTATCAAACGGGCCCCATTTATGGGACTGCCCCACACTGAGTCAACATCTGATGACAATGCCCAGTCTTGCTCCCCAG GAACCCTGTCAGCACCTCCAGCTGGCCCTAGCAGCCCCCCACTGCTGCCAACTGCCTGGGCGACTCTGAAGCAACGGGAGGATCATGAG CGATCATCCTGCCATGgtcttcctcccacccccaaggtGCAC ATGGGTGCCTGCTTCTCCAAGGTCTTCAATGGCTGCCCCCTGCAGATCCATGCTGCTGTCACTTGGGTTCACCCTGTGACTCGAG ACCAGTTCCTGGTGGTAGGGGCTGAGGAAGGCATCTACACCCTCAACCTTCATGAACTGCATGAGGATACGCTGGAGAAG CTCATCTCCCATCGCTGCATCTGGCTCTACTGTGTGAATAATGTGTTGCTGTCACTCTCAG GGAAATCCACACATATCTGGGCGCATGACCTCCCAGGCCTGTTTGAGCAGCGGAGACTGCAGCACCAGGCACCCCTCTCCATCCCTACCAACCGCATCACTCAGCGCATCATCCCCAGGTCAGCAG ACGCTTTGCCCTGTCTACCAAGATTCCTGACACCAAAGGCTGCTTGCAGTGCCGTGTGG TTCGCAACCCCTATACCGGCAGTACCTTCCTGCTGGCCgccctgcctgccagcctgcttcTGCTGCAGTGGTATGAGCCACTGCAGAAATTCCTGCTGCTGA
- the Map4k2 gene encoding mitogen-activated protein kinase kinase kinase kinase 2 isoform X1, whose amino-acid sequence MLWPTLAATSGMTACGYVWSSVEEGHCRRFTTPCMYVSATGPLEERQIAYVCREALKGLHHLHSQGKIHRDIKGANLLLTLQGDVKLADFGVSGELTASVAKRRSFIGTPYWMAPEVAAVERKGGYNELCDVWALGITAIELGELQPPLFHLHPMRALMLMSKSSFQPPKLRDKTRWTQTFHHFLKLALTKNPKKRPTAEKLLQHPFTTQPLPPALLTQLLDKASDPHLGTLSPEDSELETHDMFPDTIHSRGHHGPAERTPSEIQFHQVKFGAPRRKETDPLSEPWEEEWTFLGKEELSRSLLQSVQEALEERSLTIRPAIELQELDSPDDAIGTIKRAPFMGLPHTESTSDDNAQSCSPGTLSAPPAGPSSPPLLPTAWATLKQREDHERSSCHGLPPTPKVHMGACFSKVFNGCPLQIHAAVTWVHPVTRDQFLVVGAEEGIYTLNLHELHEDTLEKLISHRCIWLYCVNNVLLSLSGKSTHIWAHDLPGLFEQRRLQHQAPLSIPTNRITQRIIPRRFALSTKIPDTKGCLQCRVVRNPYTGSTFLLAALPASLLLLQWYEPLQKFLLLKNFSSPLPSPAGMLEPLVLDGKELPQVCVGAEGPEGPGCRVLFHVLPLETGLTPDILIPPEGIPGSAQQVIQVDRDTVLVSFERCVRIVNLQGEPTAALAPELTFDFPIETVVCLQDSVLAFWSHGMQGRSLDTNEVTQEITDETRIFRVLGAHRDIILESIPTGNPGAHSNLYILTGHQSSY is encoded by the exons ATGTTGTGGCCTACATTGGCAGCTACCTCAG GAATGACCGCTTGTGGATATGTATGGAGTTCTGTGGAGGAGGGTCACTGCAGGAGATTTACCACG CCCTGTATGTATGTTTCAGCCACCGGGCCCCTGGAAGAACGGCAGATTGCCTATGTTTGCCGGGAGGCACTGAAG GGGCTCCACCACCTGCATTCTCAGGGGAAAATTCACCGAGACATTAAG GGTGCCAATCTTCTGCTCACTCTGCAGGGTGATGTCAAGCTAG CGGACTTTGGAGTGTCAGGCGAGTTGACAGCATCTGTGGCCAAGAGGCGGTCTTTCATTGGCACTCCATACTG GATGGCACCAGAGGTTGCTGCTGTGGAACGCAAGGGTGGCTACAATGAGCTGTGTGACGTCTGGGCCCTGGGCATCACTGCCATTGAGCTGGGCGAGCTGCAACCACCGCTGTTCCACCTCCACCCCATGAG GGCCTTGATGCTCATGTCGAAAAGCAGCTTCCAACCACCCAAGCTGAGAGACAAGACACGATG GACCCAGACTTTCCACCACTTCCTCAAGCTAGCCCTAACCAAGAACCCCAAGAAGAGGCCTACAGCTGAGAAGCTTCTGCAG CACCCATTCACAACCCAGCCACTCCCTCCAGCCCTCCTTACCCAGCTCCTCGACAAGGCCAGCGACCCCCACTTGGGAACCCTCTCCCCTGAAGACAGTGAACTGGAG ACCCACGATATGTTTCCAGACACCATCCATTCCCGGGGCCATCATGGTCCAGCTGAGAGGACCCCCTCCGAGATCCAAT TTCACCAAGTGAAATTTGGTGCTCCTCGCCGGAAAGAGACAGACCCTCTCAGTGAACCG TGGGAGGAGGAGTGGACATTCCTGGGGAAAGAAGAACTGAGTAG GAGCTTGCTGCAGTCAGTCCAGGAGGCCCTGGAGGAAAG GAGCCTGACTATCCGGCCAGCCATAGAACTCCAG GAGCTGGACTCCCCAGATGATGCCATTGGAACTATCAAACGGGCCCCATTTATGGGACTGCCCCACACTGAGTCAACATCTGATGACAATGCCCAGTCTTGCTCCCCAG GAACCCTGTCAGCACCTCCAGCTGGCCCTAGCAGCCCCCCACTGCTGCCAACTGCCTGGGCGACTCTGAAGCAACGGGAGGATCATGAG CGATCATCCTGCCATGgtcttcctcccacccccaaggtGCAC ATGGGTGCCTGCTTCTCCAAGGTCTTCAATGGCTGCCCCCTGCAGATCCATGCTGCTGTCACTTGGGTTCACCCTGTGACTCGAG ACCAGTTCCTGGTGGTAGGGGCTGAGGAAGGCATCTACACCCTCAACCTTCATGAACTGCATGAGGATACGCTGGAGAAG CTCATCTCCCATCGCTGCATCTGGCTCTACTGTGTGAATAATGTGTTGCTGTCACTCTCAG GGAAATCCACACATATCTGGGCGCATGACCTCCCAGGCCTGTTTGAGCAGCGGAGACTGCAGCACCAGGCACCCCTCTCCATCCCTACCAACCGCATCACTCAGCGCATCATCCCCAG ACGCTTTGCCCTGTCTACCAAGATTCCTGACACCAAAGGCTGCTTGCAGTGCCGTGTGG TTCGCAACCCCTATACCGGCAGTACCTTCCTGCTGGCCgccctgcctgccagcctgcttcTGCTGCAGTGGTATGAGCCACTGCAGAAATTCCTGCTGCTGAAG AACTTTTCCAGCCCCTTGCCCAGCCCGGCAGGGATGCTGGAGCCGCTGGTGCTCGACGGGAAGGAGCTGCCACAGGTGTGCGTGGGCGCTGAGGGACCTGAGGGACCCGGCTGCAGAGTCCTGTTCCATGTCTTGCCCCTGGAGACTGGCCTGACTCCAGACATCCTCATCCCTCCTG AGGGGATCCCAGGTTCTGCACAGCAGGTGATCCAGGTGGACAGGGACACAGTGCTGGTCAGCTTTGAAC GCTGTGTGAGGATCGTTAACCTGCAGGGAGAGCCCACGGCTGCGCTTGCCCCTGAGCTAACCTTTGACTTCCCTATTGAGACTGTGG TATGTCTGCAGGATAGCGTGCTGGCGTTCTGGAGTCATGGCATGCAGGGTCGAAGCCTTGACACCAACGAG GTGACCCAGGAGATTACAGATGAGACCAGGATCTTCCGAGTGCTGGGGGCCCACAG GGACATCATCCTGGAAAGCATTCCCACTGGCAACCCTGGGGCACACAGCAACCTCTATATCCTCACAGGTCACCAGAGCAGCTACTGA
- the Map4k2 gene encoding mitogen-activated protein kinase kinase kinase kinase 2 isoform 1 (isoform 1 is encoded by transcript variant 1) produces MALLRDVSLQDPRDRFELLQRVGAGTYGDVYKARDTVTSELAAVKIVKLDPGDDISSLQQEITILRECRHPNVVAYIGSYLRNDRLWICMEFCGGGSLQEIYHATGPLEERQIAYVCREALKGLHHLHSQGKIHRDIKGANLLLTLQGDVKLADFGVSGELTASVAKRRSFIGTPYWMAPEVAAVERKGGYNELCDVWALGITAIELGELQPPLFHLHPMRALMLMSKSSFQPPKLRDKTRWTQTFHHFLKLALTKNPKKRPTAEKLLQHPFTTQPLPPALLTQLLDKASDPHLGTLSPEDSELETHDMFPDTIHSRGHHGPAERTPSEIQFHQVKFGAPRRKETDPLSEPWEEEWTFLGKEELSRSLLQSVQEALEERSLTIRPAIELQELDSPDDAIGTIKRAPFMGLPHTESTSDDNAQSCSPGTLSAPPAGPSSPPLLPTAWATLKQREDHERSSCHGLPPTPKVHMGACFSKVFNGCPLQIHAAVTWVHPVTRDQFLVVGAEEGIYTLNLHELHEDTLEKLISHRCIWLYCVNNVLLSLSGKSTHIWAHDLPGLFEQRRLQHQAPLSIPTNRITQRIIPRRFALSTKIPDTKGCLQCRVVRNPYTGSTFLLAALPASLLLLQWYEPLQKFLLLKNFSSPLPSPAGMLEPLVLDGKELPQVCVGAEGPEGPGCRVLFHVLPLETGLTPDILIPPEGIPGSAQQVIQVDRDTVLVSFERCVRIVNLQGEPTAALAPELTFDFPIETVVCLQDSVLAFWSHGMQGRSLDTNEVTQEITDETRIFRVLGAHRDIILESIPTGNPGAHSNLYILTGHQSSY; encoded by the exons ATGGCGCTGTTGCGGGACGTGTCGTTGCAGGATCCGCGGGACCGCTTCGAGCTGCTGCAGCGTGTTGGGGCCGGGACCTATGGCGACGTTTACAAG GCCCGTGACACCGTCACGTCCGAACTGGCCGCGGTGAAGATCGTCAAGCTAGACCCAG GAGACGACATCAGCTCTCTTCAGCAGGAAATCACCATCCTCCGTGAATGCCGCCACCCCAATGTTGTGGCCTACATTGGCAGCTACCTCAG GAATGACCGCTTGTGGATATGTATGGAGTTCTGTGGAGGAGGGTCACTGCAGGAGATTTACCACG CCACCGGGCCCCTGGAAGAACGGCAGATTGCCTATGTTTGCCGGGAGGCACTGAAG GGGCTCCACCACCTGCATTCTCAGGGGAAAATTCACCGAGACATTAAG GGTGCCAATCTTCTGCTCACTCTGCAGGGTGATGTCAAGCTAG CGGACTTTGGAGTGTCAGGCGAGTTGACAGCATCTGTGGCCAAGAGGCGGTCTTTCATTGGCACTCCATACTG GATGGCACCAGAGGTTGCTGCTGTGGAACGCAAGGGTGGCTACAATGAGCTGTGTGACGTCTGGGCCCTGGGCATCACTGCCATTGAGCTGGGCGAGCTGCAACCACCGCTGTTCCACCTCCACCCCATGAG GGCCTTGATGCTCATGTCGAAAAGCAGCTTCCAACCACCCAAGCTGAGAGACAAGACACGATG GACCCAGACTTTCCACCACTTCCTCAAGCTAGCCCTAACCAAGAACCCCAAGAAGAGGCCTACAGCTGAGAAGCTTCTGCAG CACCCATTCACAACCCAGCCACTCCCTCCAGCCCTCCTTACCCAGCTCCTCGACAAGGCCAGCGACCCCCACTTGGGAACCCTCTCCCCTGAAGACAGTGAACTGGAG ACCCACGATATGTTTCCAGACACCATCCATTCCCGGGGCCATCATGGTCCAGCTGAGAGGACCCCCTCCGAGATCCAAT TTCACCAAGTGAAATTTGGTGCTCCTCGCCGGAAAGAGACAGACCCTCTCAGTGAACCG TGGGAGGAGGAGTGGACATTCCTGGGGAAAGAAGAACTGAGTAG GAGCTTGCTGCAGTCAGTCCAGGAGGCCCTGGAGGAAAG GAGCCTGACTATCCGGCCAGCCATAGAACTCCAG GAGCTGGACTCCCCAGATGATGCCATTGGAACTATCAAACGGGCCCCATTTATGGGACTGCCCCACACTGAGTCAACATCTGATGACAATGCCCAGTCTTGCTCCCCAG GAACCCTGTCAGCACCTCCAGCTGGCCCTAGCAGCCCCCCACTGCTGCCAACTGCCTGGGCGACTCTGAAGCAACGGGAGGATCATGAG CGATCATCCTGCCATGgtcttcctcccacccccaaggtGCAC ATGGGTGCCTGCTTCTCCAAGGTCTTCAATGGCTGCCCCCTGCAGATCCATGCTGCTGTCACTTGGGTTCACCCTGTGACTCGAG ACCAGTTCCTGGTGGTAGGGGCTGAGGAAGGCATCTACACCCTCAACCTTCATGAACTGCATGAGGATACGCTGGAGAAG CTCATCTCCCATCGCTGCATCTGGCTCTACTGTGTGAATAATGTGTTGCTGTCACTCTCAG GGAAATCCACACATATCTGGGCGCATGACCTCCCAGGCCTGTTTGAGCAGCGGAGACTGCAGCACCAGGCACCCCTCTCCATCCCTACCAACCGCATCACTCAGCGCATCATCCCCAG ACGCTTTGCCCTGTCTACCAAGATTCCTGACACCAAAGGCTGCTTGCAGTGCCGTGTGG TTCGCAACCCCTATACCGGCAGTACCTTCCTGCTGGCCgccctgcctgccagcctgcttcTGCTGCAGTGGTATGAGCCACTGCAGAAATTCCTGCTGCTGAAG AACTTTTCCAGCCCCTTGCCCAGCCCGGCAGGGATGCTGGAGCCGCTGGTGCTCGACGGGAAGGAGCTGCCACAGGTGTGCGTGGGCGCTGAGGGACCTGAGGGACCCGGCTGCAGAGTCCTGTTCCATGTCTTGCCCCTGGAGACTGGCCTGACTCCAGACATCCTCATCCCTCCTG AGGGGATCCCAGGTTCTGCACAGCAGGTGATCCAGGTGGACAGGGACACAGTGCTGGTCAGCTTTGAAC GCTGTGTGAGGATCGTTAACCTGCAGGGAGAGCCCACGGCTGCGCTTGCCCCTGAGCTAACCTTTGACTTCCCTATTGAGACTGTGG TATGTCTGCAGGATAGCGTGCTGGCGTTCTGGAGTCATGGCATGCAGGGTCGAAGCCTTGACACCAACGAG GTGACCCAGGAGATTACAGATGAGACCAGGATCTTCCGAGTGCTGGGGGCCCACAG GGACATCATCCTGGAAAGCATTCCCACTGGCAACCCTGGGGCACACAGCAACCTCTATATCCTCACAGGTCACCAGAGCAGCTACTGA